One window of the Longimicrobium sp. genome contains the following:
- the cmk gene encoding (d)CMP kinase, with the protein MTEGRRHPDGIIIALDGPAGSGKSSTARAVASALGYRHLDSGAFYRAITWAALQAGIPADAWDGLTSAELDRLDVHGHPGEAGYTLTVGGAEVMREIRSPEVNAHVSRMAAVPAVRTWLMGALREAGARGGLVADGRDIGTVVFPDAELKVYLVADPKERARRRLLEQGLASPSPEDVEAEAARLQGRDEIDSTRAVAPLARAGDAVELDTTALDFAHQVDAIVRMARARGG; encoded by the coding sequence ATGACGGAAGGACGACGGCACCCGGACGGCATCATCATCGCCCTCGACGGCCCGGCGGGATCGGGGAAGAGCTCGACGGCCAGGGCGGTGGCGTCGGCGCTGGGATACCGCCACCTGGACTCCGGCGCCTTCTACCGCGCCATCACCTGGGCCGCGCTGCAGGCCGGCATCCCCGCGGACGCGTGGGACGGCCTCACCTCGGCCGAGCTCGACCGGCTGGACGTGCACGGGCACCCCGGCGAGGCCGGATACACGCTCACCGTCGGCGGCGCGGAGGTGATGCGGGAGATCCGCTCGCCGGAGGTGAACGCGCACGTGTCGCGGATGGCCGCCGTCCCTGCGGTGCGCACCTGGCTGATGGGCGCGCTGCGCGAGGCCGGCGCGCGGGGCGGGCTGGTGGCCGACGGGCGCGACATCGGCACCGTAGTCTTCCCCGACGCCGAGCTGAAGGTCTATCTGGTCGCCGACCCGAAAGAGCGCGCGCGGCGGCGGCTGCTGGAGCAGGGCCTCGCATCTCCATCCCCCGAAGACGTGGAGGCCGAGGCCGCGCGCCTGCAGGGGCGCGACGAGATCGATTCCACCCGCGCGGTGGCCCCGCTGGCGCGCGCAGGCGACGCGGTGGAGCTCGACACCACGGCGCTCGACTTCGCCCACCAGGTGGACGCGATCGTGCGCATGGCGCGGGCCCGCGGGGGTTGA